The Arabidopsis thaliana chromosome 5, partial sequence genomic interval TGGTCAGTCGGCTATGAACATGCCAATTGACAGGGTAAATGTTTCCTTAGATTTTGaacatgtatttttaaaaatctgaATCCCAATGAATATTCTTTTGGCTTCTCCATGGTAGGGACATGTCTCACAAAACGACTTGAATTGCACAAATGAGGCTTTTAATGGCATGGGTTCAGAAAACTCACCTAGTACATCTGCTTCAGCTGACAGAAATGTTGATAGGTGTAATCAAGTGAAGAGCGCTTCGTCAAGGTACTTGTTCTTTAATATGTGTGCTTAAACTATTCTCTCTTTGAATGCGTTTGTGAAGTTATTTAGCTAGTGTGGCCTtttatagatttgtttttcaagtAACTGACAGAGTTACCAAACTATGTAACTATTAAACTATATGTTCTCATCACTTTTCATCGATATGTAATTCTGACTGTGGTCGTTACGTAGCTCATATTCCCTAATTGGTTGCATTCGTGCTCTCCAATAGCCTTTCTGAATCTTTTTCCTGTGCAGACAAACTATGCTTGAGCTTCTTCACAAGGTGGACCAGTCACCAGATAATTCCTCGGAAACAAATGTTTCTGGGATTCCTGAAGCAAATGCCTCTGCTGAATATGGTGGTCAATTTCGGCATAATCAGTCATCTGCTTCTCAGGGGTTTAATCTACAGTTGGCACCTCCATCCCAGCTAGCTCCCTCACCTGATAACGTGCAGTTTTCTCGGAATTCTTTGCAGCCATTGAATTCATTTCATACTGGCCCTGAAAAAGGAGGAACAAGTCAGTCTAGGTTTGCTCCATGGGCATCTAATCAATCTTATCAGCAATCCACTCATCAAGGACCATTTCCTGGAATCTTAGGAGGATCCAACATGACCTCTGGTTTCCCTTATTCCAGAGGGTATCACCAAAATCAACAGATGGCTGTTGCTACCCGACAATCAGCTGCTAACAATTCAGTCGATTCATCTTCTGAGTTGTCTACCCCTCaagtgaaagaaagagatgaaagtAGTGACTTTGATCAACGTATGCTGTCTGCTTCTCAGCCTCTGGTGGCATCCAGCTCGCCTCAGCAGAGTTCCTCTTCTGGTATGATGTCTGACTCACCATCCGGTATTTCAGCTCCGCAACATCAGTTTTGGAACCAGCCATCTAAGCCTCAGCCAGTTATTTTACGCCCGCATCCATTGCCCAGCAACAACATGGCAGCTAGCTTCTCAAGGCAGGAGAAGACAAACCAATTGTCCTCCCAAAATGGTGACATGTCATTAAGTGGGAGGGACATGGTGAATATGCATGGGTTACAGAGTAAAGATATGGGTGCAAAACGAACATCTAATGTTGCTTCAATGTTCTCCAAAATGGTGCAGAGCAATCATCAATCCTTTGATCGCTCTCTTCCTTCAAACAACGTTCCAAAGGATAGCTTACATCACGAGGAACAAATGGTTGGAAGTGGGGAGGGCGATACATCCAAGGTGACTGTTGAAAATGGTGATTTTGATCCTCAAGAGGTAGCTCACAAAGGGGAACAACAATCACCTTCAAGATCTGATGGTTTAGTTAGAGGTGGGTTAAATAACAAGGAGTCAGCGAATCACTTGCCGCATTTAGGCCATACTGTTTCTCAGAGTTTCTCCTCTAAAAATCATGCAGCCTCGGTTAGAGCAGATCATCAACAAATTAGTCCTCAGATGGCTCCATCCTGGTATAGTCAATATGGAACTTTCAAGAATGGACTGGTGCAGCCCATGAATGATACAGGGAGATTTACCCCCTTGAAAATAGGAGAACAATCGTCTAATGTTGAGAGTTCGGTTGATGGTACACATACTGTTCAATCATGCAAGCAGTGTCTTATGGAGCAAATGTCGGGCTCCGCACCAGGAGTTGAGACTCCCTCATCCGATTCATTGCTTCATGGTGCTACTGACAAGCTTCTGAAGGTTGATAAACCGAAGAAGCGCAAAACTGCCACATCAGAACTTCAATCTTGGAATAAAGAAGTCATGCAGGATTCCCAAAGGCTCAAGACGCTCAGGTGTGTGGCTTATGCACACTAATATTcctaaaacaaatttcatatcCGTTACCGTattaaactttatatttttacagCGAGGCCGAGATTAACTGGGCCAGGGAAACTAATCGATTTGCTGAAAAAGTGAGTATCCTCAGTACATGTTTTCTCTATGCTCTTTGTACAATGTTGTTGAATACGCTGATGGCTTATGTTCTCACAGGTGGAATTTGAGACTTTACTTGAGGATAGCCCACCAATTAGATCAAAGAGAAGGCTTATACATACAACACAACTCATGCAACAACTATTTAGCCCACCTCCGGCTAGGGTGATATCTTTGGTTGCTAGCTCAAATTATGATGTTGTTGCATATACTGCTGGAAGAGCTGCACTAGGAGATGCATGTAGCTCCAGTAGTACCGACAGGAGTGAGGGCTTTTCGCCCCCAAACAACTCAAACCCGTAAGGATACTTTCTGTTTATCTAAGTGTTGGAGCTTTTCTAGAGTTTGTGGTTCTCTATTGACATGAAGCGACCCACTCTTGTGTAGGTTGTCTGAGAGAacggaaaatgaaaaaatcagTGACCAGTACATCTCCAAAGCTGCTGAAGATTTCATTAGTAGAACACGGAAACTGGAGACTGACTTTGCAGGGTAAAAACCTAGCTCTCTATTATAATCGATTCCAGTTTGAATGGCTACTCATTTGGGCTGGTTGATCTCATGAACATCTCTGGTCATTCTTGCAGGCTAGAAAATGGAACTACAATTCCAGACTTGAGAGTCGAAGTCCAGGATCTAGAGAAGTTTGCAGTGATCAATCGTTTTGCGAAGTTCCACCCGCCATCTTCATCTATGAACCGGACCGTGAATTCACTTAAGTTAAACCTACAAAGATATGTTACCATAGCTCCAATGCCTCAGAATATTCCAGACAGGGTACaatgtctctctctctaactATTCATGGATCCATATAATTCACTTTTTGGCCAATCTTCCCCATTCTTTGCTTTCATATCTATTTCCCCaaatctttctatttttgggTGGGTATGAGTTAGTTGGTCGGAATCCTGAGTATAGTAAAGGCCTCCGTTGTCAAAAAGCGGGAGATCCTCTACTAAATATGTAGCATTACTGTATGCATCATCAGAAACATTGTAAGTTAAATCCATTTGTATACTTTAGTAAAGAAATATCGCTCAGTACAGTGCCCCAGTAAGAAATCCAGTAAACAAGCTAAAATATAGCAGTAAGTggcaatttttgtttacacaGCTACGGTTCTAaccacctctctctctctcaagtcCTTGAGTACTTTTGTAGAATCAGTTGTGCTTTGTATAAAAGTCACTGAAACTTAACCAGAAGCTGAACTTGTGAACACCTTTCGAGATTTAGAAGGTGACTCTAATTTCTTCCCCAACCAAAGCTAATATCTCATCCACCCTGTAACAAATACGCAACACCAGGTTAATCAGAATACACTTTGTTCCCAGAATTCGGGAATGACGATGGTGAAAATATTTTACCTATGAGTGTCGATGTTTACTTCTGCAAGCCAAGTTGTCAAGTAAATCTGTGGAACGAGAAGAATTGAAGTTTTACGATATAATGCTAACAGACAATTTTACTTGTGCGGAATCAAAATCCACATACCTGCAAAATTTCTGCGGTTGGCTGGTTGGTATGTGATATAGAAGAACTACCGATATTATAATCTTTCACTCTGGGGAGAACTGGCTTAGCTACTTCCATAGAATATAAAGAACATTTGGTGAGATGATCAAATTCTCCATGGTAAAGCTCATCTGACCAACTGTTGTTGATGGGTTGAGGAACTTCAGTGCTTAAAGAGATCAGTTCCATTATGAGCAATCTCTGTTAATTTCCCCGAAAAAAAAGATCAGAAGCTGATCTAGAGTTTAAGATACATGCAGGAGTTAGGAGTAGACAATACCTTTAGCATTACTTCGCGTTTGAACATCTCCACAAGCTCCTCAGCCATCTTCTCTGGGATCATTTCAACATGGCAAGTACCAAACTTTAGAGACAACATGGTAAGTAGTTAATAACTATTGAACATTGGTTTTATGGGTCTCTTACCAAATGCAGAGACAttccaaaaattaaacacaGGAATGCCACCGCAATCTCCAGCATCATTTGAATCTTCCTTAGTGCCAGAGAACTGTATAAGTGACCCGGTACTCAGCTTCGTGTAACATCTCAGAGATCTGCTTGCATTTACCatctcaacaacaacagctaCCTGCATTTTTCTACAGTTTTGTTTATAGATTCCAAATTACACCAGaataaaatttctcaaattcaCAAGATTTTAGCATTGTCACACTTACCATTTCCTTGTACGAAGATAAAAGCTTGATTCGATAGGAACTCTGAACATAATAAGACTTAATATGAGaattaaaaacagagagaatgaatagaagacaaaaaatagatttgaaatGCAAATTTTCACCTGTTGCGTAAACAGCTTCTTCAAAGCTTTCTTGTCGATATCAAACATGTCACTCAACACACCAAGCTCCATCATTGGCATATACCTATTGCCATGGAAACACAAAAGCAGTAAGAATCACCAGGGACATCAAAGTGAAACAGAGTAAGTTGCaaatacaaattaagaaaattccACACTTTTGTGACAGATACGAATTGACTAGCAAAGTAGCGTGAGATCTTCCCGCAGAACAAGCGACGATCCACTGTTGCCGACAATTCGACAGGTTAGACCACTGGTTCCTAAGATTCCGCTGAGCAGCTGGTCTCCATAGCCTCATCGATGACGAAAAACTCCCcggagatggagatgaagaagccaGCGATCGCGAAGAAGACGCCGGAGATGGAGAAGCAGGCGGCGGAAACTGCGAGATGCTCATCGAATACAAAACGAGTTTTTTGAGCTTGAGTCACACTCCTAAACTCTGTTACGTCGCCGGGAATTGAACGGCCGGCGAtagtttgttttctatttccaCCCAGCTTAGGGCTTTATGAAGAAATACGAAAAGGTTACAATTGTAATTTTCATAAACTTCTGAACttgtttaaattaattttaattgtaaTTAGCAATTATGTCTATATAATAGATCAATAGAATCTCTAAGAAGAATTACAGTAGATCAGATATATATTTACCAATCGGAGCTTCAGAGAGATccaaagagagagattgaggaTGTCTCACAGTCACGGGAACGCTTCGTCGGTGAACGATCCACGGCAGCCTTCGGCGGCAAAGCCTTACATTCCACGGCCTGTAGCGCCGGAGGATCTTCCCGTTGACTACTCCGGATTCATCGCCGTTATCCTCGGCGTCTCCGGCGTTATGTTCAGggtaaattttcatttctccTCTTCTGATCGTTGCTCTGTTAGAAATCAATTCAGTCGTAGAAACTAGTACTCCGGTTGGTGACTTAGATCGTCGGATTTTATAAGTTGAACTCACCGATTTAGCAACATCAATCTCTAGCTAGTTCGTGATGTTTTGAGACTGGATCTTTCCAATACTCGCTAGTGATTTTGAATGTTGAATTGATTTAAAGCTTACTTCCCCAAATAGGCAGATTCATGACTGTGTGATTGCATCATATTATAAGACTAGAGAAAATGTTAGATCTTGTTGAAATTTGAGCTCGAGAGATTGAGATAGTCAGTGTGAAAGTGGATTAAAAGATCATCATATGTGGAGTGAGAAATTCATCCTCTTTATTTATGTGGCTTGTGTATCTCTCAGTACAAGATATGCTCGTGGCTTGCAATTATATTCTGTGCACAATCTCTGGCCAACATGAGGAACTTGGAAAATGATTTAAAGCAGATCTCCATGGCTATGATGTATGTTCCTTTTCActcattctttcttcttatttttaagTTAAGAGTGCCAAAAGCATTGAATAGTGAAATGAACCTCTCTATTCCTGTTAAAATCCAACATGGATCAGATTTAAGCTGATTGTTTCTACTCAATAAATTGTTGACTCTGAATCTGGTTTTCTTGTATTAAAAACAGGTTTGCTATAATGGGATTGGTTACAAACTACTTAGGGCCTAACAGACCCGCGACAAAGAAATAATCCTCATGTCTTAAGAGTAGTATgcttttttttgataaacctTGTATGGCTCTTGTTTCCGCACCAGAGATTGCTAGTGGtttgtctttgtgttttcGACTCTCTAATCCTTGAGTAGCAAACTAGAACCTTGAGCTCTTGCTCATTTGTGGAGTTCAAAGACTTTTCAGTCCAGATgcaaaaaatgtgaaatccgactttttctcttttgatctcCCTGATTTTTGGACCCTGCTTCTTACAACACTGTTACGCGGACTAACATCAAAAACACTCctcaaaccaaacaaactcCTCAATCATTGTCACTAGTTCGAATGTCTctagtttcttgtttcaatcttttatatgaaactaatcaagaacaagagatTTCATGTTGGCTTATGTTTTTAACTTccttatcaaatatttaaatcttctTTGCGGAATAATACATATGGAATAATGATGTCGACTTGGCTTCCGGAGGTAAAATATTGACACTCATTAAATTAGAGACCTTGTAATACTCTGAAGCAAAGGAAGTTAAGTTTCAATGACTGATTCTAAACAGCACTCAACGACTTGATAGAGAGAGTTCTTCAGAATCTTCGCtgagtaaaaacaaaattagattcaCTGGAGTTGTTACCTTGTGGAATTTCTGTTATGGGGCAAATTCTTTACTAAGTATACAAATGGATTTGACATCCAATATTCGTGATTAAGCATACAGTAATGCTACATGTCTACTACGAAATCTCCGGCCTTCTGACGATGGAGGCCTTCACTGTTCTCAGAAGTCCGACCAACTAACTCTTACCCACCcataaacacaaacattttCGGGAGGATTGGccaaaaagttaattatatgGATCTATCAATAGTTAGAAAGAGAGACATTGTACCCTATCTGGAATATGCCGAGGCACTGGAGCTACGGTAACATATCTCTGTGGGTTTAACCTAAGTGAACTCACGGACCGGTCCATAGATGAGGACGATTGGTGGAAACTTGCAAAACGATTGATCACTGCAAACCTCTCTAGATCCTGGACTTCGACTCTCAAGTCTGTAATTGTAGTTCCTTTTTCTAGTCTGCAAGAAGAACCAGATTTTCATGAGATCAAACTAGCCCAACTGTGAAACCATTTCAAACTGGAATCAAATACAAGAAGAGAGATCTACAGTTTTTACCCTGCAAAGTCAGTCTCTAGTTTCTTTGTTCTACTAATGAAATCTTCAGCTGCTTTGGAGATGTATTGGTCACTCATTTTTTCAGTTTCCGTTCTCTCAGACAACCTACACAAGAGTGGATCCATTCGAGTCAATACGAAACCTCGAAGTCTAGACATTTCCCAGTATTTCAGGGATAAACAGAAGATATCCTTACGGGTTTAAATTGTTCTGAAGCAAAAAGCCCTCAATCCTGTCAGTAGAAGTGGAGCTACATGCATCTCCTAGCGCAGCTCTAGCAGCAGAATATGCCACAAACTCATAGCTAGTAACTAAAGATTTCACCCTACCAGGAAGGGGACGAAACAGTTGTTGCATGAGTTGTGTTGTATATATAAGCCTTCTCTTTGATCTGATTGGTGGGCCATCCTCAAGTAAAGTCGCAAATTCCACCTGTGAGAACATAAAGCCATCAGCGTATTCAACAACATTGTACAAAGAGACCCTGCAAGAAAATGTGTAATGAGGAAACTCACTTTTTCAGCAAATCGATTAGTTGCTCTGGCCCAATCAACCTCGGCCTCACTGTAAAGAATACAGAAAGGTTAAAATAGTAATGGATATGAAATCTTTTCTAACAATAGAACTCATAAGCCACACACCCGAGAGTCTTAAGCCTCTGGGGACGTTGCATAACTTCTTTACTCCAAGATAAAAGTTCTGATGTGACGTTTTTGCGCTTCTTTGGTTTATAAACCTTTAGAAGTTGGTCAGTAGCACCACAAGGCAATGAGGCAGATGAGAGAGTCTCCACTCCTGGTGTGGAGCCTGATATTTGCTGCATATGAACAATGTAACCAGGATCCGCAGTATTTAATTGCTTTGACGATTGAACAGAATGTAAACCATCATCAGAATTCCCAAGGTTAGAATATCGTTCTCCTATCTTCAAGAGAGTGAATCTCCCTGTATCATTCACGGGTTGCACCAGTCCGTTCTTAAAAGCCTCATATTGACTAAACCTGGATGGAGCTATTTGAGGACTGATTTGTTGATGATCTGATCCAGCCGAGACTGCATGATTCTTGTTGAAGAAACTCTGAGAAATAGTTGGGCCAAACTGCAGCATGCAATTCGCTGAATCTTTGTGATTCAATCCATCCCTAATTAAACCATCAGATCTTGAAGGTGATTGTGTTTCTTTCCCACCAGGCAACACAGACAAATCACGGGCATTCACTTGAGTAAGAGACTCTGGTGAGAATTTTGATCGAAAACTGTCACTTGAATTTTCCTTTCCTGAGTTCCCCATTTCATTTGATTCAGTCATGACTTTACTAACGTTATTACTCGCATATGACTCAAGAATCTGACTGCTGTCCCCAGAATTCAGTTGATGAATAGCTTTCTCCACAGAGTTATTATCCAAATGATGTTGGATATTTTGCTGGATATCCCTCGAAGCTCTAGAATCATCTCCTGCACCATAGCTTGCCCTTTGCATTTGTAGATTTTGAGTAAAATGATTCTTCCGTTCCATCAGAGCAGCTGAGTTTGGATTGGAAGCACCCCTCCAGTTACCAAGTCTATCATCAATGTCCTCATTCTTTCCAATAGAACACGAATTATTCTGCACATCAATACCAGAACTTAAAGATTGAAACATATTTCCAGCCATTTGACTCTGCGGAGTCATTGGCTTCTCCAACAGGCCATGATCTGAAACAATATTTCCTTTGTCTTGCAAATGTTGAACAGTTGAACGGGTTGAATCAGTATGGCCACCAGAAACCTGGGCCCTATTACCAATACGAGAATCTGGATGTGGGGCATTAATGTTGTTAGCCCATACAGATTGCTGTTTACTACCCCATTCATGTACACCTGCGTCATCACTGGCTGTTTCTGCTACAGCAGATTGCATAAGAGCACTCCAACTCCCACTTTGCAAAGAGGGGCATGCATCAAAAAGGTCAGAACTACTGGACATAAGATTTCCTGTCAAGCTCATATCAGTACTGTTTCCAAATGCCTCCCACAAATTGTCATCcgaaccaaacaaaatcttttccTCTGTTGGATCTAATGTTGTCGACTTCTGcaatgtatttatattttcaggCACTTTCATAAATGATTTTTCAGATAGACCAGAACCATCCATCTGACCAAATTCTTCCTGCCCTGAAATATTCTGCTGACCAGAATTATCTTGCtgaaaactttcaaaattagGCCTATCATTTGAACCTGGAACTGATATATGGGAGTACAGATTCTCCTGGTATGTGGATCTAGGGAGCATATGACTGTCACTTTGATTCAGAAATGATGTTGGCTGATTAGTGAGAGAGGAACTCATGTTTGCAGAACCATGCTGTGCAGCTAACATTTTCATCTGAAAGGAAGAAAAGGCATTTTGAGGAGCATCTGTCCCACCAACAGGCATACCGTACAAGGAAGTTTCAAATTGTTGTGCCATTAAGTTTGCATGTCCATGCTCAGGGGTAATCACGAGCCCACTGGATGAACTTTGAACAATTGGCGAGATGCCGCGATGCATCCAGTTTGTATTTCCTGTCATAAGATCTGGTTGCAACCAATTATTAGACGCATCCTGTAGAGGGACACCACTAATCGAAGGATGTGATTGGTTATCACTTGAGAGACTTCCATTGACTGCGTTTGAATGCAAAGAATTGAGCTGCCTGGCTTCTAGCTGTTgcttttgaagttgttgttgaatttgatattCATGCATTTGCTTAGCCATAGCGTGTTGCTTTAGTAGTTGCATATCATTGAATGTCATCTGCTGCCTTGGAAAAGGTTGGATCATGCCAGGGAGCTGATTGTTTAATTGTTGTTGACCACCAAAGAAATCATAGTTAACCGGAGATTCTCCCATATCAAACCTCATAGGAGTTTTATGACGGTCTAGAGTGAATCCACTCCCTGATAACCTATCCCTACTAGATTCTACATCCACTCCCACAAAACTTCCCTCATTTGGAGATGCCTGCAACATAAGGTTTCCATGCATGTAACCAGTTGTGGATTGCTGGTGTTCTCGCAATACACTTCTGGAGTAATCGGACCTCATTGGCTGCTGGGCAAAATTTAAACCATGCTGTGAATTTGAAGATTGTCCTCTCTCAGGATCAACTGGAATAAGCAAAAAGGCTATGTTCAAACTCGGAAAACCAAAGCATAATCCAGCATACTAGGCTCTAAGCTATGAATGGAACATAAATGATATATGTAGAGCATAAGTTGGGGAAGCCCCAGTcacaaaggaaacaaaatgcATACCGGATTGTTGAGTGCTATACGTCTTCAGATTGGCAATAAGTGATGGGTCAATCTGCCTCTGGTTGCTGACTAGACCATTTCTAAAACCGGACCAGCTTCCATCTCCTGCCTGAGGCTGATGGCTGTCTTGGGATAGGCCCTCCTGTCCAAAGAAATTGTGGATCCTCTCTCCATATTCGTTTCCAGGCATAGATTCAGCTCcgataaattattataaatatctGGACCtcgagaagaaacagaaaagagTTCAATATTGTCTCTCCTTCGATCTTATATTcgaatgtaaaaaaaacaaaaaggaacattTTTAACACCTTTTTCCCCCGAGAATTCATGAGCTACTTCCAACTAAGATGCTCCGAAATCCGAATGCTCAAGATTTTCCTGTTAAACAAGCAAAGCAGATACTGTACATTTAAAGTTGAACACacaaagtgaaacaaaaacagtagATACTATTGGTTCACAAGAAAGCTAAAACCCCTACGTCTAAGAAACACTCAGACAAAGTCTACGCTCCAATCAGCTTCTGAAACTATATCACACTCAATATCCACCTGATCTAGTAAACTCGAGAGCTCATTTGCAGTAAATGAaatcaattaacaaaaaataccAGCTAAAATTCCCATTTCTCCGCAATAAACCAGCTGAAATTAAGCTCATATATTAGAAATTTACAGAATTTATTGGAAATCTCGTGAACCTACTTGAGATCAAAACTGCTGCAATACAATTTCACCCCAAATCGAAGCTCTGGTTAAAATGAACATTACCATAACCTAGAATTCAACCACACAGGAGAACGTTCCAGACTTTAATCCTACCGACAGGCTCCACCAATTGgggaatttaaagaaaaaaaagatagggTTTCAACAATGGGAAAGAGAGATGTGAACTTACACTTGTATAACGTTTGGCCGTAAAACAACTGGAAATTTGCTTCTCCGACCTCAATTTCTAAGAAcaagttagggttttttctGAATCCAAGAATTAACGAAATCAggggaagagagagataaagtGATCGAAACTCCAGGTTCGGGTCCGAGAGGTTCGGGTCCACAGCAGATGGCTCGTAGATCCAAAACTCTCTAGTAGAGACGGAGGATTTAGATGAGAGTTGTTGTAGTGTGGGCCAGTGATAAGACAATTATAACTAAACAAATACGACGCCGTATCGATACGTTTCACCATACGATTAAATTGCAATAATTCATGAATCATTGTTATTTAGATAGTCAGATTAAGATATGGATTCACATTTTTTCAACGAATTCATGTTTTGCATTTCAATATTATCTTCTTTACATAAACTAGGGTTGGGCATATGCATAATATAATGCATTACAAAAGTCAGATACGCTTTGTTAACCGAAAGTAGGATACCAGAGGTGATGATGTAATACTATCAGGCCATCAGGGTTTTTGTACTAAACAACTTTTCTTTACTAAAGTACTGTTTACAGATGGGTTTAACTTACAATGTTATGGTGATGCATACGATAATGCTACATATTTAGAGGAAAATCTCCGGCTTTTCAACAAATGGAGGCCTTCACTGATCTCAGGGTTCCGACCAACTAACTCGTGcccacccaaaaaaaaaatgaaagatttgggGCAAGAGATTATATGAAAGCAATGAATGGGGAAGATTGGCCAAAAACTGAATTCTATGGGGATTCATCATTGGTTAGAGCGAGAGACATTGTACCCTGTCTGGAATATTCTGAGGCATTGGAGCTACCGTAACATATCTTTGTGGGTTTATCCTAACTGAATTCAAGGTCCTGTCCATAGATGGTGGGTGGAATTTCGCAAAACGATTGATCACTGCAAACTTCTCTAGATCCTGGACTTCGACTCTCAAGTCTGGAATTG includes:
- a CDS encoding dentin sialophosphoprotein-like protein (BEST Arabidopsis thaliana protein match is: dentin sialophosphoprotein-related (TAIR:AT5G07980.1); Has 1906 Blast hits to 1127 proteins in 203 species: Archae - 2; Bacteria - 210; Metazoa - 401; Fungi - 205; Plants - 136; Viruses - 0; Other Eukaryotes - 952 (source: NCBI BLink).), with protein sequence MPGNEFGEKIHNFFGQEGLSQDQQHQSQVVDRSWSSFNNGLVGNQRQIDPSLIANLKSYNTQQSVDHERGHQSSNSQHGLNYTQQPIRSEFSRSLLQEHQQLPNGYMHGNLGLQTMPNGANVLGGDVESSRDKLSARGFTPELHNVPMRLEMGESPVNYDFFGGQQQSNTQLSGMLQPLPRQQMTFNDMQLLKQQVMVKQMHEYQMQQQLQKQQLEARQLNSLNRNAVNGSCASDTQSRMINGIPLQNASSNWFQPDLMTGNTNWMHRGISPAVQGSSSGLMITPEHGQSNLMAQQFGPSLYGMPVSGTNAPQNAFSSVQMNRLAAPHGSANRSYSLTNQPTSFLNQGDVQDSQMHPRSTYQEKALFSQTSVPDSNNRPNFENFQQDDSRERNISAQDKFCQMEDSGPAEKSFMKVPENMNALQKSSALDPTEEKILFGSDDNLWDAFGSSTDMSLQGNLMSSNSDLFDACPSLQSGSWSALMQSAVAETTSDDAGVHGWVNSNTVPHANLHTDSRAQDLGAKASNPLSERFHSDSTGAAVQHLPDKVNKVSDHGLFEKPMAQLSQMAGNIIHSSSIDEQNNLCSIRQNEGIEDRFGIWKAASNPNVAALIEQKNHFTQNPQRASYGFGIASAGNDSSASRDVQGNIQQHLDNNSVEKAIPQLKSRDGSQILESYARNNAGTNEMVNARDFSMLPGGKETQSGHVGSRPSTSRKFQYHPMGNIDVTNESCQEKVSHLPTTLEQVPVGNQGYFGQSKFLGQSAMNMPIDRGHVSQNDLNCTNEAFNGMGSENSPSTSASADRNVDRCNQVKSASSRQTMLELLHKVDQSPDNSSETNVSGIPEANASAEYGGQFRHNQSSASQGFNLQLAPPSQLAPSPDNVQFSRNSLQPLNSFHTGPEKGGTSQSRFAPWASNQSYQQSTHQGPFPGILGGSNMTSGFPYSRGYHQNQQMAVATRQSAANNSVDSSSELSTPQVKERDESSDFDQRMLSASQPLVASSSPQQSSSSGMMSDSPSGISAPQHQFWNQPSKPQPVILRPHPLPSNNMAASFSRQEKTNQLSSQNGDMSLSGRDMVNMHGLQSKDMGAKRTSNVASMFSKMVQSNHQSFDRSLPSNNVPKDSLHHEEQMVGSGEGDTSKVTVENGDFDPQEVAHKGEQQSPSRSDGLVRGGLNNKESANHLPHLGHTVSQSFSSKNHAASVRADHQQISPQMAPSWYSQYGTFKNGLVQPMNDTGRFTPLKIGEQSSNVESSVDGTHTVQSCKQCLMEQMSGSAPGVETPSSDSLLHGATDKLLKVDKPKKRKTATSELQSWNKEVMQDSQRLKTLSEAEINWARETNRFAEKVEFETLLEDSPPIRSKRRLIHTTQLMQQLFSPPPARVISLVASSNYDVVAYTAGRAALGDACSSSSTDRSEGFSPPNNSNPLSERTENEKISDQYISKAAEDFISRTRKLETDFAGLENGTTIPDLRVEVQDLEKFAVINRFAKFHPPSSSMNRTVNSLKLNLQRYVTIAPMPQNIPDRVQCLSL
- a CDS encoding dentin sialophosphoprotein-like protein, which codes for MPGNEFGEKIHNFFGQEGLSQDQQHQSQVVDRSWSSFNNGLVGNQRQIDPSLIANLKSYNTQQSVDHERGHQSSNSQHGLNYTQQPIRSEFSRSLLQEHQQLPNGYMHGNLGLQTMPNGANVLGGDVESSRDKLSARGFTPELHNVPMRLEMGESPVNYDFFGGQQQSNTQLSGMLQPLPRQQMTFNDMQLLKQQVMVKQMHEYQMQQQLQKQQLEARQLNSLNRNAVNGSCASDTQSRMINGIPLQNASSNWFQPDLMTGNTNWMHRGISPAVQGSSSGLMITPEHGQSNLMAQQFGPSLYGMPVSGTNAPQNAFSSVQMNRLAAPHGSANRSYSLTNQPTSFLNQGDVQDSQMHPRSTYQEKALFSQTSVPDSNNRPNFENFQQDDSRERNISAQDKFCQMEDSGPAEKSFMKVPENMNALQKSSALDPTEEKILFGSDDNLWDAFGSSTDMSLQGNLMSSNSDLFDACPSLQSGSWSALMQSAVAETTSDDAGVHGWVNSNTVPHANLHTDSRAQDLGAKASNPLSERFHSDSTGAAVQHLPDKNEGIEDRFGIWKAASNPNVAALIEQKNHFTQNPQRASYGFGIASAGNDSSASRDVQGNIQQHLDNNSVEKAIPQLKSRDGSQILESYARNNAGTNEMVNARDFSMLPGGKETQSGHVGSRPSTSRKFQYHPMGNIDVTNESCQEKVSHLPTTLEQVPVGNQGYFGQSKFLGQSAMNMPIDRGHVSQNDLNCTNEAFNGMGSENSPSTSASADRNVDRCNQVKSASSRQTMLELLHKVDQSPDNSSETNVSGIPEANASAEYGGQFRHNQSSASQGFNLQLAPPSQLAPSPDNVQFSRNSLQPLNSFHTGPEKGGTSQSRFAPWASNQSYQQSTHQGPFPGILGGSNMTSGFPYSRGYHQNQQMAVATRQSAANNSVDSSSELSTPQVKERDESSDFDQRMLSASQPLVASSSPQQSSSSGMMSDSPSGISAPQHQFWNQPSKPQPVILRPHPLPSNNMAASFSRQEKTNQLSSQNGDMSLSGRDMVNMHGLQSKDMGAKRTSNVASMFSKMVQSNHQSFDRSLPSNNVPKDSLHHEEQMVGSGEGDTSKVTVENGDFDPQEVAHKGEQQSPSRSDGLVRGGLNNKESANHLPHLGHTVSQSFSSKNHAASVRADHQQISPQMAPSWYSQYGTFKNGLVQPMNDTGRFTPLKIGEQSSNVESSVDGTHTVQSCKQCLMEQMSGSAPGVETPSSDSLLHGATDKLLKVDKPKKRKTATSELQSWNKEVMQDSQRLKTLSEAEINWARETNRFAEKVEFETLLEDSPPIRSKRRLIHTTQLMQQLFSPPPARVISLVASSNYDVVAYTAGRAALGDACSSSSTDRSEGFSPPNNSNPLSERTENEKISDQYISKAAEDFISRTRKLETDFAGLENGTTIPDLRVEVQDLEKFAVINRFAKFHPPSSSMNRTVNSLKLNLQRYVTIAPMPQNIPDRVQCLSL